In a genomic window of Virgibacillus sp. SK37:
- the sufC gene encoding Fe-S cluster assembly ATPase SufC has protein sequence MAGSTLEIKNLHVSIEGKEILKGVNLTIKGGEFHAVMGPNGTGKSTLASAIMGHPKYEITDGSVHLDGEDVLEMEVDERARAGLFLGMQYPSEISGVTTSDFLRSSINARREEGDEISLMKFIKEMDSVLDFLEIDKNMAQRYLNEGFSGGEKKRNEILQLMLLKPEIAILDEIDSGLDIDALKVVSKGINKLRDDNFGCLIITHYQRLLNYITPDHVHVMMQGRVVKSGGPELAQRLEAEGYDWIKEELGIEDETVGQNA, from the coding sequence ATGGCAGGGTCAACGTTAGAAATCAAGAATCTACATGTGTCAATCGAAGGTAAAGAGATATTAAAAGGTGTAAACCTTACAATAAAAGGTGGAGAATTCCATGCTGTTATGGGACCAAATGGTACTGGTAAATCCACACTTGCTTCTGCAATTATGGGTCACCCTAAATATGAAATTACAGACGGATCTGTCCACCTTGATGGAGAAGATGTTCTTGAAATGGAAGTAGATGAACGCGCACGCGCAGGTCTGTTCCTTGGAATGCAGTATCCAAGTGAAATTAGTGGAGTAACTACCTCTGATTTCCTACGTTCTTCTATTAATGCACGTCGCGAAGAAGGAGACGAAATTTCATTAATGAAATTCATTAAAGAAATGGACAGTGTGCTTGATTTTCTAGAAATAGATAAGAATATGGCACAACGTTATTTAAACGAAGGGTTCTCCGGTGGGGAGAAAAAGCGTAACGAGATTCTACAACTAATGTTGTTAAAACCGGAAATCGCTATTTTGGATGAGATTGATTCTGGGCTGGATATTGATGCATTAAAAGTTGTTTCCAAAGGAATTAATAAGTTACGTGATGATAACTTCGGTTGCTTAATCATTACCCACTACCAACGTTTGCTAAACTATATTACACCTGACCATGTTCATGTTATGATGCAAGGTCGTGTCGTTAAATCAGGAGGACCGGAGCTTGCTCAGCGTCTTGAAGCAGAAGGTTATGATTGGATTAAGGAAGAACTAGGAATTGAAGACGAAACTGTAGGGCAAAACGCGTAG